The following proteins come from a genomic window of Trinickia caryophylli:
- the nifE gene encoding nitrogenase iron-molybdenum cofactor biosynthesis protein NifE, which translates to MSASLKAKIAEVFEEPGCDKNQGKSEKERKKGCTKQLSPGAAAGGCAFDGAKIALQPIVDVAHLVHGPIACEGNSWDNRHAASSGSKLYRTGFTTDINELDVVYGGEKRLFKSVREIIEKYDPPAVFVYQTCVTALIGDDIEAVCKRASEKFGKPVIPVNSPGFAGPKNLGNKLGGEAILDYVIGTREPDYTTPYDINIIGEYNLSGELWQTKPLLDALGVRILSCISGDGRYNEIAASHRAKVNMMVCSKSMINIATKMQQRYGIPYFEGSFYGIGDMSDTLRQIATLLVQQGAPDDLLDRTERLIAVEEARAWERIARYRERLAGKRVLLITGGVKSWSVVAALQEAGLEIVGTSIKKSTREDKEKIKEIMGDDAHMIDDMTPREMYSMLRDAKADIMLSGGRSQFVALKARMPWLDINQERHHPYGGYEGMVELVHEIDRAIHNPVWQQVRIPAPWGDDGETLGAAPAWAAAAPAPVPTDVRAWAMGLEPGVVA; encoded by the coding sequence ATGTCCGCATCGCTGAAAGCCAAGATCGCCGAAGTGTTCGAGGAGCCGGGTTGCGACAAGAACCAGGGGAAGAGCGAAAAGGAACGCAAGAAGGGCTGCACGAAGCAGCTGTCGCCCGGCGCCGCCGCCGGCGGCTGCGCGTTCGACGGCGCCAAGATCGCGCTGCAGCCGATCGTCGACGTCGCCCACCTCGTGCACGGCCCGATCGCGTGCGAAGGCAACTCGTGGGACAACCGGCACGCGGCCTCGTCCGGATCAAAGCTCTACCGTACGGGCTTCACGACCGACATCAACGAGCTCGACGTCGTCTACGGCGGCGAGAAGCGGCTTTTCAAAAGCGTGCGCGAGATCATCGAGAAATACGACCCGCCTGCCGTGTTCGTCTATCAGACCTGCGTGACCGCGCTGATCGGCGACGACATCGAGGCCGTCTGCAAGCGCGCATCCGAAAAGTTCGGCAAGCCCGTCATCCCGGTCAATTCGCCGGGTTTCGCGGGCCCGAAGAATCTCGGCAACAAGCTCGGCGGCGAGGCGATCCTCGACTACGTGATCGGCACGCGCGAGCCCGACTATACGACGCCGTACGACATCAACATCATCGGCGAATACAACCTGTCGGGCGAGCTGTGGCAGACCAAGCCGCTCCTCGACGCGCTGGGTGTCCGAATCCTGTCGTGCATCTCCGGCGACGGCCGCTATAACGAGATCGCCGCATCGCACCGTGCGAAGGTCAACATGATGGTGTGCTCGAAGTCGATGATCAACATCGCGACGAAAATGCAGCAGCGCTATGGGATTCCGTATTTCGAAGGCTCGTTCTACGGCATCGGCGATATGAGCGACACGCTGCGGCAGATCGCGACGCTGCTGGTTCAGCAGGGCGCACCGGACGATCTGCTCGATCGCACCGAGCGCCTGATCGCGGTAGAGGAAGCGCGTGCCTGGGAACGGATCGCCCGCTACCGCGAACGCCTCGCGGGCAAGCGCGTGCTGCTGATCACGGGCGGCGTGAAGTCGTGGTCGGTGGTGGCTGCGCTCCAGGAGGCGGGGCTCGAGATCGTCGGGACGAGCATCAAGAAGAGCACCAGGGAAGACAAGGAAAAAATCAAGGAAATCATGGGCGACGACGCGCACATGATCGACGACATGACCCCGCGCGAGATGTACAGCATGCTGCGCGACGCGAAGGCGGACATCATGCTGTCGGGCGGCCGCTCGCAGTTCGTTGCGCTAAAGGCGCGGATGCCGTGGCTCGACATCAACCAGGAGCGTCACCATCCGTACGGTGGCTACGAAGGCATGGTCGAGCTCGTGCACGAGATCGACCGTGCGATCCACAACCCCGTATGGCAGCAGGTGAGGATTCCCGCGCCGTGGGGCGACGACGGCGAGACGCTCGGTGCGGCGCCGGCCTGGGCCGCCGCAGCGCCCGCACCGGTCCCGACCGATGTGCGCGCGTGGGCGATGGGTCTCGAACCTGGCGTAGTGGCCTGA
- the nifN gene encoding nitrogenase iron-molybdenum cofactor biosynthesis protein NifN encodes MADVVDSKKACTVNPLKMSAPLGASFAFMGLDACMPVMHGSQGCTSFGLVLLVRHFKEAIPLQTTAMNEVTTILGGYENIEAALLNIRKRAAPRIIAICSTGLTETKGDDVDGYLTTVRKRKRELDDTEIVYVSTPDYVGGFEDGYRLAVAAIVRALVKPLPANPRQVTLLPGSHLSPADIDELREIVAAFGLDAVVLPDLSGSLDGHIAPDWRGTTLGGTTLEQIRSAGASAFTIGVGEQTRTAAEALQSIAGAPFEIFERLTGLEPNDRLLVRLAELSGRPVPARYRRQRSQLLDAMLDGHFYTGGIRVALGAEPDLLLAIGGLLQEMGAELTCCVSTTASPAHALLPAQQVLLGDLEDMERDAADCDLLITHSHGRQMAERLNKPLMRIGFPVFDRVGNAHRCQVGYRGTMNLIFEIANLMIDHIPHHGPGDWPLPPQAVDLAARDPARKLDIPVVVQPLTDKEYTA; translated from the coding sequence ATGGCTGACGTTGTCGATTCGAAGAAGGCCTGCACGGTCAACCCACTCAAGATGAGCGCGCCGCTCGGAGCGAGCTTCGCGTTCATGGGGCTCGACGCGTGCATGCCGGTGATGCATGGCTCGCAAGGCTGCACGTCGTTCGGGCTGGTGCTGCTCGTGCGTCATTTCAAGGAAGCGATCCCGCTGCAGACGACCGCGATGAACGAGGTCACGACGATCCTCGGCGGCTACGAGAACATCGAAGCCGCACTGCTGAACATCCGCAAGCGCGCAGCGCCGAGGATCATCGCGATCTGCTCGACCGGGTTGACCGAAACCAAAGGCGACGACGTCGACGGCTATCTGACGACGGTGCGCAAGCGCAAGCGGGAGCTCGACGACACCGAGATCGTCTACGTGTCGACGCCCGACTACGTCGGCGGCTTCGAGGATGGCTACCGGCTCGCGGTCGCGGCGATCGTCCGCGCGCTCGTGAAGCCGCTGCCCGCGAACCCGCGGCAAGTCACGCTGCTGCCGGGCAGCCATCTGTCGCCTGCCGATATCGACGAACTGCGCGAGATTGTCGCGGCGTTCGGTCTCGATGCGGTGGTGCTGCCCGATCTTTCCGGCTCGCTCGATGGGCATATCGCGCCGGACTGGCGCGGCACGACGCTTGGCGGCACGACGCTCGAGCAGATCCGCTCGGCCGGCGCATCCGCGTTCACGATCGGTGTCGGCGAGCAGACCCGGACGGCGGCTGAGGCGTTGCAATCGATCGCTGGCGCGCCGTTCGAGATCTTCGAGCGGCTGACGGGCCTCGAGCCGAACGACCGCCTGCTCGTGCGGCTCGCGGAACTCAGCGGACGGCCCGTGCCGGCGCGATACCGGCGGCAGCGCAGCCAGTTGCTCGACGCGATGCTCGACGGCCATTTCTACACGGGTGGCATCCGCGTCGCGCTCGGCGCGGAGCCGGACCTGCTGCTCGCGATCGGTGGCCTGCTGCAAGAGATGGGTGCGGAGCTGACGTGCTGCGTCAGCACGACTGCGTCGCCCGCGCATGCGCTGTTGCCGGCACAGCAGGTGCTGCTCGGCGATCTCGAGGACATGGAGCGGGATGCGGCCGACTGCGATCTGCTGATTACGCATTCGCACGGTCGACAGATGGCGGAGCGCCTGAACAAGCCGCTGATGCGTATCGGTTTTCCCGTTTTCGACCGGGTCGGCAATGCGCACCGCTGTCAGGTCGGCTATCGCGGCACGATGAATCTCATCTTCGAGATCGCAAACCTGATGATCGATCACATCCCGCATCACGGCCCCGGCGACTGGCCGCTGCCGCCTCAGGCCGTCGATCTCGCGGCACGCGATCCCGCGCGCAAGCTCGACATTCCTGTCGTCGTCCAACCTCTAACCGACAAGGAGTACACAGCATGA
- the nifX gene encoding nitrogen fixation protein NifX, whose protein sequence is MKIAFATQDKQYVDAHFGWAKSIVIYEVTGKGHTFVEAFEFGGKLEEDGDEDKLAPKLDAIKDCAILYVAAIGGSGAARVVAQKIHPIKVPQPEAIDEILAKLQEVLDGTPPPWLRKALAKDGERTYDFEDDEVSHG, encoded by the coding sequence ATGAAGATCGCGTTCGCGACCCAGGACAAGCAGTATGTCGATGCGCACTTCGGCTGGGCGAAGAGCATCGTCATCTACGAGGTGACGGGCAAGGGGCACACCTTCGTCGAGGCATTCGAGTTCGGCGGCAAGCTCGAGGAGGACGGCGACGAAGACAAGCTCGCGCCGAAGCTCGACGCGATCAAGGACTGCGCGATCCTGTACGTTGCCGCCATCGGCGGGTCGGGCGCGGCGCGCGTGGTCGCGCAGAAGATCCACCCCATCAAGGTGCCGCAGCCGGAGGCGATCGACGAGATCCTGGCGAAGCTGCAGGAGGTTCTCGACGGCACGCCGCCGCCGTGGCTGCGCAAGGCGCTCGCGAAGGATGGCGAGCGGACATACGATTTCGAAGACGACGAGGTATCTCATGGCTGA
- a CDS encoding NifX-associated nitrogen fixation protein: MADAIIDNTPATTGEAGAASDEALLATPFVQQLIKQLRAQDTHGTWEKKSDLQLLKPYILTPEERRAIPIIGDPDPETLWRLELFYAAIAVAIERETRQMVSPMMKMSHEGFGRMVLIAGRLVVVNKQLRDVHRFGFPSLARLAEAGGKFFDEAVAMIRTYPAVAQYGA; the protein is encoded by the coding sequence ATGGCTGACGCCATCATCGACAACACGCCTGCTACGACAGGCGAGGCCGGCGCGGCCAGCGACGAAGCATTGCTCGCGACGCCGTTCGTGCAGCAATTGATCAAGCAACTGCGCGCGCAGGACACGCATGGCACGTGGGAAAAGAAAAGTGACCTGCAACTGCTGAAGCCCTACATCCTGACGCCGGAGGAGCGGCGCGCGATTCCGATCATCGGCGACCCGGATCCCGAGACGCTGTGGCGGCTCGAGCTGTTCTACGCAGCGATCGCCGTTGCGATCGAGCGCGAGACGCGTCAGATGGTGTCGCCGATGATGAAGATGAGCCACGAGGGCTTCGGGCGGATGGTGTTGATCGCGGGGCGGCTCGTCGTCGTCAACAAGCAGTTGCGCGACGTGCACCGCTTCGGTTTCCCGTCGCTCGCGAGGCTCGCGGAGGCAGGCGGCAAGTTCTTCGACGAGGCGGTCGCGATGATTCGGACCTATCCGGCCGTCGCGCAGTATGGCGCGTGA
- a CDS encoding CCE_0567 family metalloprotein encodes MTTDTDELKARVKKLNAQATQAKMDLHDLSEELPTNWEQILVVAQRCYDLHAALMEARKAAA; translated from the coding sequence ATGACGACCGATACAGACGAATTGAAGGCACGCGTGAAGAAACTCAACGCACAGGCGACACAGGCGAAGATGGATCTGCACGACCTCTCCGAGGAACTGCCGACCAACTGGGAGCAGATCTTGGTCGTCGCACAGCGTTGCTACGACCTGCATGCCGCGCTGATGGAAGCGCGCAAGGCGGCGGCTTAA
- the fdxB gene encoding ferredoxin III, nif-specific — translation MSGTFSVKLPSGETWTPTFVSTLDEEKCIGCGRCFRVCPRGVLELVGIDEDGDHIALDGEDDDDEYEKKVMTIAHQELCIGCTACAKICPKKCYTHAAAEV, via the coding sequence ATGAGCGGGACCTTCAGCGTGAAACTGCCGAGCGGTGAGACCTGGACGCCGACGTTCGTGTCCACGCTCGACGAGGAAAAGTGTATCGGCTGCGGCCGTTGTTTCCGGGTGTGCCCGCGCGGTGTGCTCGAATTGGTCGGCATCGACGAGGACGGCGACCACATCGCGCTCGACGGCGAAGACGACGATGACGAGTACGAGAAGAAAGTCATGACGATCGCGCACCAGGAGCTTTGCATCGGCTGCACCGCCTGCGCGAAGATCTGCCCGAAGAAGTGCTACACGCACGCGGCGGCAGAGGTCTGA
- a CDS encoding nitrogen fixation protein NifQ produces MDARSVLMRCAVDARDPTVIAFASAFAAAFERDGVHAQPIDGLDERDTRRVLERWFPGATAVLAVDASSGAPARCVGRNEEFDDLVALFIEHADPLAGMPDDMRCVARLLASGCFGENHLWQDLALPSRRELSALIAHWFPRLAAKNTNDMKWKKFFYKQLCEREGLYICRAPSCGVCSDYALCFGAE; encoded by the coding sequence GTGGACGCGCGCTCGGTGCTGATGCGTTGCGCGGTTGACGCGCGGGATCCGACCGTCATTGCTTTCGCAAGCGCGTTTGCGGCGGCCTTCGAGCGCGACGGCGTGCACGCGCAGCCGATCGACGGTCTCGACGAACGCGATACGCGCCGGGTGCTGGAGCGCTGGTTCCCGGGCGCGACGGCCGTACTGGCGGTCGATGCATCGTCTGGCGCGCCGGCGCGTTGTGTGGGGCGCAACGAAGAGTTCGACGACCTGGTCGCGCTCTTCATCGAGCACGCGGACCCGCTCGCGGGCATGCCGGACGACATGCGCTGTGTCGCCCGTCTGCTCGCGAGCGGCTGCTTCGGCGAGAACCACTTGTGGCAGGACTTGGCGTTGCCGTCGCGACGCGAGCTGTCCGCGCTCATCGCACACTGGTTTCCGCGGCTTGCGGCGAAGAACACGAACGACATGAAGTGGAAGAAGTTCTTTTACAAACAGCTGTGCGAACGCGAAGGGCTGTATATCTGCAGGGCACCGAGTTGCGGCGTGTGTTCGGATTACGCGCTTTGCTTTGGCGCCGAATAG
- a CDS encoding globin family protein, with protein MAPNAGTSPRARWTPCTRACFRTLQWPVAPYPHERRDSIGATVCPPLPAPPHRLLAICTETGLRDLVRQHMRRLKTTPLFARSGDCFDCIVERVADFVIESCGGPLHFSQRHAHLQAGAGLPLLLDEEGRELWLVQLWHAFDDVGLPSALRADFWGWAEPLSIQLLAPHARHSRLTRYSYDTVRSWFATRPAQPDARAVADEYPT; from the coding sequence ATGGCTCCGAATGCAGGAACTTCGCCTCGCGCACGCTGGACGCCGTGCACCCGTGCTTGCTTCCGGACGCTGCAATGGCCCGTAGCGCCTTACCCGCACGAGCGGCGCGACAGCATCGGCGCGACGGTCTGCCCGCCGCTGCCGGCCCCGCCGCACCGCCTGCTCGCGATCTGCACGGAAACCGGATTGCGCGATCTGGTCAGGCAACATATGCGGCGTTTGAAGACGACGCCGCTCTTTGCGCGCTCGGGCGACTGCTTCGATTGCATCGTCGAGCGGGTGGCGGACTTCGTCATCGAATCGTGCGGCGGCCCGCTCCATTTCAGCCAGCGTCACGCGCACCTGCAGGCGGGCGCGGGGTTGCCGCTGCTGCTCGACGAGGAGGGGCGGGAGCTTTGGCTCGTGCAACTGTGGCACGCATTCGACGACGTCGGCTTGCCGAGCGCCTTGCGCGCCGATTTCTGGGGGTGGGCGGAGCCGCTGTCCATACAGTTGCTCGCGCCGCATGCGCGCCACAGCCGCCTGACCCGCTATTCTTACGACACCGTGCGGAGCTGGTTCGCGACGCGGCCGGCGCAGCCCGATGCGCGGGCGGTCGCTGACGAGTATCCGACATGA
- a CDS encoding LLM class flavin-dependent oxidoreductase → MTTSSTSPLVRLGVFLNVENPHGDERAALEQTIQTGVLAETLGFHDVWVAEHHHSRFAIGGAPTVLLAQIAARTSRIRLGTGASLLALNDPVRVAEDVATLDLLSGGRIEFGVARGGPFPVQYRQAGILSADAARERTFEALEFVRRLWREPSTSFNGRFFHYEDIAIHPRPLQRPVPVWLASLSEDAWRLVAEHGFGLMATPAVQLEAVAAQVSAERTRRADLPFAIIRFFHCEDDDRRAVDTGVAGVREYPQLMQAQFPSDKLPPMFAPDASDADIAANAVFGDPARCEAQIRRLAALLGPHRLLLKPAAHDPERGQAALTRLATHLGLRAG, encoded by the coding sequence ATGACGACTTCTTCGACTTCCCCGCTCGTTCGCCTCGGCGTCTTCCTCAACGTCGAGAACCCGCACGGCGACGAGCGCGCCGCGCTGGAGCAGACGATCCAGACTGGCGTTCTTGCCGAGACGCTCGGATTTCACGACGTCTGGGTCGCCGAGCATCACCACAGCCGCTTCGCGATCGGCGGCGCGCCGACCGTGCTGCTCGCGCAGATCGCCGCGCGCACATCGAGGATCCGGCTCGGCACGGGCGCGTCGCTGCTCGCGCTGAACGATCCGGTGCGAGTCGCGGAAGACGTCGCGACGCTCGATCTGTTGAGCGGCGGACGCATCGAATTCGGCGTGGCGCGCGGCGGCCCGTTTCCCGTTCAGTATCGGCAGGCGGGCATCCTGTCGGCCGATGCCGCGCGCGAGCGGACGTTCGAGGCGCTCGAATTCGTTCGTCGGTTGTGGCGCGAACCGTCGACGTCGTTCAACGGCCGTTTTTTCCACTACGAAGACATCGCGATCCATCCGCGTCCGCTGCAACGGCCCGTGCCCGTCTGGCTCGCGAGCCTGAGCGAGGACGCGTGGCGGCTCGTGGCCGAGCACGGCTTCGGCCTGATGGCGACGCCGGCGGTGCAGCTCGAGGCGGTCGCCGCGCAGGTGAGCGCCGAGCGCACGCGCCGCGCCGATCTGCCGTTCGCGATCATCCGGTTCTTTCATTGCGAGGATGACGATCGCCGCGCGGTCGACACGGGTGTCGCAGGGGTGCGCGAATATCCGCAGCTGATGCAGGCGCAGTTTCCGTCCGACAAGCTGCCGCCGATGTTCGCGCCCGACGCGAGCGACGCCGATATCGCCGCAAACGCTGTGTTCGGCGACCCGGCCCGCTGCGAGGCGCAGATCCGCCGGCTCGCCGCGTTGCTCGGGCCGCACCGGCTGCTGCTCAAGCCGGCCGCTCACGACCCCGAGCGCGGGCAGGCCGCACTCACGCGGCTCGCGACACATCTCGGCCTGCGCGCCGGATAG
- the modB gene encoding molybdate ABC transporter permease subunit yields MSGLSHFMQRIDWPPLLLSLKVAGMATALASIAGIALGWLFARRRFPGRSIFEAVCMLPLVLPPTVIGYGILIVAGRRSALGAWIYAHFGYTFVFNWHGAVLASTVVALPLVLKSASTAFAGVDTSLEAAARTLRQSPFSTLVRVTLPLAWPAILAGALLAFARAMGEFGATLMIAGDIPRQTQTLSLAIYDAMQDGRDSTAFFLACVTSVLSIAVLVLSKRFFVIR; encoded by the coding sequence ATGTCGGGTTTGTCGCATTTCATGCAACGCATCGATTGGCCGCCGCTGTTGTTGTCGCTGAAAGTCGCAGGCATGGCGACCGCGCTTGCGTCGATCGCCGGCATCGCGCTCGGTTGGCTGTTTGCGCGCCGCCGCTTTCCGGGGCGCTCGATCTTCGAGGCCGTCTGCATGCTGCCGCTCGTGCTGCCGCCAACCGTGATCGGCTACGGGATCCTGATCGTGGCGGGCCGGCGCAGCGCGCTGGGTGCCTGGATCTATGCGCATTTCGGCTACACGTTCGTGTTCAACTGGCACGGCGCCGTGCTTGCGTCCACGGTCGTCGCGCTGCCGCTCGTGCTGAAGTCCGCCAGCACCGCGTTCGCCGGCGTGGACACGTCGCTCGAGGCGGCCGCACGCACGCTGCGGCAGTCGCCGTTCTCGACGCTCGTGCGCGTCACGCTGCCGCTCGCATGGCCGGCGATTCTGGCGGGTGCGCTGCTCGCGTTCGCACGCGCGATGGGCGAGTTCGGCGCGACGCTGATGATCGCGGGCGACATTCCACGCCAGACCCAGACACTGTCGCTCGCCATTTACGACGCGATGCAGGACGGCCGCGACAGCACCGCGTTCTTTCTCGCGTGCGTGACGTCCGTGCTGTCGATCGCGGTGCTCGTGCTGTCCAAGCGATTTTTTGTCATACGTTGA
- the modA gene encoding molybdate ABC transporter substrate-binding protein has protein sequence MKSTLRSFIGLLCVLAPVIALAQQLTVSAAASMTDAFKDIATRFEAAHPGVTLRLNFGASGVLLQQIRMGAPVDVFVSADEATVTRGVDAGIFDPATKRVVASNTLVLVVPAGQASPVKRLAALSDPAVKRIAIGKVATVPCGLYTQQALQRAKLWGSLEPRIVESDSVRQVLDYVARAEADAGFVYRTDAMLMPDRVVVVQTVDDHAPVSYPAVAVGASREAALAKAFIAYLLSPPAQEILKRYGFAHA, from the coding sequence GTGAAATCCACGCTCCGATCCTTTATCGGCCTGCTCTGCGTTCTCGCGCCGGTCATCGCGCTCGCGCAGCAATTGACGGTATCGGCCGCCGCCAGCATGACCGATGCGTTCAAGGATATCGCCACACGCTTCGAGGCCGCGCATCCCGGCGTGACCTTGCGCCTGAACTTCGGCGCGTCCGGCGTGCTGCTGCAGCAGATTCGTATGGGCGCGCCGGTCGACGTATTCGTCAGTGCAGACGAGGCGACCGTCACGCGCGGCGTCGACGCGGGCATCTTCGATCCGGCGACGAAACGGGTCGTGGCGTCGAACACGCTTGTGCTCGTCGTGCCGGCCGGCCAGGCATCGCCCGTGAAGAGGCTCGCCGCGCTCTCGGACCCAGCCGTCAAGCGGATCGCGATCGGCAAGGTCGCGACCGTGCCATGCGGCCTTTACACACAGCAGGCGCTCCAGCGCGCGAAGCTGTGGGGTTCGCTCGAACCGAGGATCGTCGAGTCCGATAGCGTGCGGCAAGTGCTCGACTACGTGGCGCGCGCCGAGGCCGACGCGGGCTTCGTCTATCGCACCGACGCAATGCTGATGCCGGACCGGGTCGTGGTCGTGCAGACGGTGGACGATCACGCTCCCGTGAGCTATCCGGCCGTCGCGGTCGGCGCGAGCCGCGAGGCGGCGCTCGCGAAGGCCTTTATCGCGTATCTGCTCAGCCCGCCCGCGCAGGAGATCCTGAAACGGTATGGCTTCGCGCATGCGTAA
- a CDS encoding sulfate/molybdate ABC transporter ATP-binding protein, translated as MIDVDFYATVSEDARQFALAMRFASEARVVALYGPSGAGKSLTLRTIAGLLTPLRGHVRINGRTLFDAAHGIDVPPERRGIGCLFQHYALFPHLSVRENVAFGLTSWYRRRLSNDARKRVEDLLERFGLESLARSRTDGLSGGQRQRVALARALACRPDLLLLDEPFSALDPSLRSDLRRYLDEVLREWRIPAMMITHDVDDVTALADVAFVIEQGRAIREVDVRHGVATTLACVRRETPHEQRVRELLHVCATD; from the coding sequence GTGATCGACGTCGATTTCTATGCGACCGTGTCGGAAGATGCGCGGCAATTCGCGCTCGCGATGCGCTTCGCGTCTGAAGCACGGGTGGTCGCGCTCTACGGGCCTTCCGGTGCGGGCAAGTCGCTGACGCTGCGGACGATAGCGGGGCTGCTCACGCCGCTGCGCGGACACGTGCGCATCAACGGGCGCACGCTGTTCGACGCCGCGCACGGGATCGACGTGCCGCCCGAGCGGCGCGGCATTGGCTGCCTGTTCCAGCATTACGCGCTGTTCCCGCATCTGTCGGTGCGCGAGAACGTCGCGTTCGGGCTCACGAGCTGGTATCGCCGTCGTCTGTCGAACGACGCGCGCAAGCGCGTCGAAGACTTGCTGGAGCGCTTCGGTCTCGAATCGCTGGCGCGCAGCCGCACGGACGGGTTGTCGGGCGGACAACGGCAGCGCGTCGCGCTCGCGCGTGCACTGGCATGCCGGCCCGATCTACTGTTGCTCGACGAGCCGTTCTCTGCGTTGGACCCTTCGTTGCGCAGCGACTTGCGCCGTTACCTGGACGAGGTGCTCCGCGAATGGCGCATTCCCGCCATGATGATCACGCACGATGTCGACGACGTAACGGCGCTTGCCGACGTCGCATTCGTGATCGAGCAGGGCCGCGCCATCCGCGAGGTCGACGTGCGGCACGGCGTCGCGACCACGCTCGCCTGCGTGCGTAGGGAGACGCCGCACGAACAGCGCGTACGCGAATTACTGCACGTGTGTGCAACCGACTGA
- a CDS encoding TOBE domain-containing protein, with the protein MRETGARHDDATLLSGDLKLAGRLDERFFALLEAIDNTGSINRAASVAGYSYKGAWLVLESAANLANEPLFTTETGGRGGGGTRLTSAAHDLLSAWRELQAHTRRFLREQEAWLVQLPALSGLLRRIAVKTTARNQFAGTITAVEDGPVTTQVSIKIPCDQEITATMTTAAAKRLKLAVGQDAIALVKSSHVVLVIDFAGYALSARNQFSGTISRIERGATTSLVVVTLAGGVNLTSSVTNDAVDALSLAVGQAATAVFKAYSVMLAVAQS; encoded by the coding sequence ATGCGGGAGACAGGCGCGAGACACGACGACGCGACGTTGCTGAGCGGTGACCTGAAGCTGGCGGGTCGCCTCGACGAGCGGTTTTTCGCGCTGCTCGAGGCAATCGACAACACGGGTTCGATCAATCGCGCGGCGAGCGTGGCGGGATACAGCTATAAGGGTGCGTGGCTGGTGCTGGAGAGCGCCGCGAATCTTGCGAATGAGCCGTTGTTCACGACGGAGACGGGGGGCAGGGGCGGCGGCGGCACGCGCCTCACGTCGGCTGCGCACGACCTGCTGTCGGCATGGCGGGAACTGCAGGCTCATACGCGGCGGTTCCTGCGCGAACAGGAAGCATGGCTCGTTCAATTGCCGGCGCTGTCCGGCCTACTACGGAGAATCGCTGTGAAAACCACCGCTCGCAACCAATTCGCAGGAACCATCACCGCCGTCGAGGACGGACCCGTCACGACCCAGGTATCGATAAAGATACCCTGCGATCAGGAGATCACGGCAACGATGACGACCGCCGCGGCGAAGCGGCTCAAGCTCGCCGTGGGACAGGACGCGATCGCGCTGGTCAAGTCGTCGCACGTCGTGCTGGTGATCGATTTCGCCGGCTATGCGCTCTCCGCGCGCAACCAGTTCAGCGGGACGATATCGCGAATCGAGCGGGGCGCGACGACGTCGCTCGTCGTAGTGACGCTTGCAGGTGGCGTGAACCTGACGTCGAGCGTGACGAACGATGCGGTGGATGCGCTGTCGCTCGCTGTGGGTCAAGCGGCGACAGCCGTGTTCAAGGCTTATTCGGTCATGCTGGCGGTCGCTCAATCGTAA
- a CDS encoding nucleotidyl cyclase domain-containing protein: MSKARYSEIFSSPDRKSERTFLVADLVGSKDLARSGVSYDDFLKNAVQFFDICDDHLGNHGAERIRLDGDAVKAAFDPDQAHMAVKAAIAIHKASKGLPHPTLAAVGIATGSVVDVDDDYASMVTISARHLALAGSPLSILICLNTAQRIGAGSHFAADAIGDRQAVLLPIASKPVEYHEVKWDKIRYGLKSKAVTQGLSLLSR; the protein is encoded by the coding sequence ATGAGCAAAGCAAGATATTCGGAAATCTTTTCTTCGCCCGATCGCAAAAGTGAGCGCACATTCCTGGTCGCGGATCTGGTTGGGTCGAAGGACCTCGCGCGATCCGGCGTCTCGTACGACGACTTTTTGAAAAACGCGGTTCAATTCTTCGATATCTGCGACGATCATCTCGGCAACCACGGCGCGGAGCGGATCCGCCTCGACGGAGACGCCGTCAAGGCCGCGTTTGATCCCGACCAAGCTCATATGGCCGTGAAGGCCGCTATCGCGATCCACAAGGCGTCCAAGGGGCTCCCCCATCCGACGCTTGCGGCGGTCGGCATCGCGACGGGCTCGGTCGTCGACGTCGACGACGACTACGCGAGCATGGTCACGATCAGCGCCCGCCACCTAGCGCTGGCCGGTTCGCCGCTCAGCATCCTAATCTGCCTCAACACCGCGCAGCGGATCGGTGCGGGAAGCCATTTCGCGGCGGACGCGATCGGGGATCGTCAGGCGGTGCTGCTCCCGATCGCCTCGAAGCCGGTCGAGTACCACGAAGTCAAATGGGACAAAATCCGCTATGGATTGAAGTCCAAGGCGGTCACGCAGGGCTTGTCGTTGTTGTCCAGGTGA